A single window of Nicotiana tomentosiformis chromosome 1, ASM39032v3, whole genome shotgun sequence DNA harbors:
- the LOC104110334 gene encoding uncharacterized protein, translated as MEEKGKVGSERWSAAIGNLSEMASNLDSLQKLLVKKAVYVDEDTFAKASLTSEQARTIKVLEQRVQTLERELDNAISAAAHARTEKRQAEAAQKAAELRAQEVTRELENTTRVFELHMEELRAKQEEISKRDKEIKLLEAIIQTLGGKGSHSTHE; from the exons atgGAGGAGAAGGGGAAAGTGGGAAGTGAGAGATGGAGCGCTGCGATCGGAAATCTATCGGAGATGGCGTCGAATCTGGATTCTCTCCAAAAGCTACTCGTGAAGAAGGCAGTGTACGTCGACGAAGACACCTTTGCCAAAGCCTCTCTCACCTCCGAACAAGCCCGTACTATTAAG GTTCTTGAACAAAGAGTTCAGACTTTAGAGCGAGAATTAGATAATGCTATTTCTGCTGCTGCTCATGCACGGACTGAGAAAAGACAGGCTGAGGCAGCTCAGAAGGCTGCTGAACTACGTGCACAAGAGGTTACGAGAGAGCTTGAAAATACCACAA GGGTATTTGAGCTGCACATGGAAGAGCTGCGTGCAAAGCAAGAAGAGATATCTAAGCGAGATAAGGAAATCAAACTTCTAGAGGCCATAATTCAGACACTTGGAGGCAAAGGCTCCCATTCTACCCATGAATGA